One window from the genome of Pantoea cypripedii encodes:
- the argC gene encoding N-acetyl-gamma-glutamyl-phosphate reductase, with amino-acid sequence MLNTLIVGASGYAGVELATYLNRHPHMNITALAVSAQSPDAGKLLSDLHPQLKGIVDLPLQPLSDASEWADKVDVVFLATAHEVSHDLAPEFLKAGCVVFDLSGAFRVNDDAFYTQYYGFTHQHGDWLDKAVYGLAEWQHEKIKEAQLVAVPGCYPTASQLALKPLVEAGLLNEAQWPVINATSGVSGAGRKASVTTSFCEVSLQPYGIFNHRHHPEIVAHLGTPVIFTPHLGNFPRGILATITCRLKPGVSEQDVAEAFHNAYHDKPLVRLYKKGVPALKGVVGLPFCDIGFAVQGEHLIVVAAEDNLLKGASSQAVQCLNIRFGFPETLSLI; translated from the coding sequence ATGTTGAATACGCTGATCGTTGGTGCCAGTGGTTATGCTGGCGTAGAGCTTGCCACCTACCTGAATCGCCATCCGCATATGAACATAACCGCTTTAGCGGTTTCAGCGCAAAGCCCGGATGCCGGAAAGTTACTGTCCGACCTGCATCCACAGCTGAAAGGGATTGTCGACCTGCCGTTGCAGCCGCTGAGTGATGCGTCTGAATGGGCGGATAAAGTCGATGTGGTTTTTCTCGCCACGGCGCATGAAGTCAGCCACGATCTGGCACCGGAATTCCTGAAAGCGGGTTGCGTGGTCTTTGATCTCTCTGGAGCGTTCCGCGTTAACGACGATGCTTTCTATACCCAATATTACGGTTTCACCCATCAGCACGGCGACTGGCTGGATAAAGCGGTTTACGGTCTGGCTGAATGGCAGCACGAGAAAATCAAAGAAGCACAGCTGGTCGCGGTGCCGGGCTGCTATCCGACTGCCTCACAGCTGGCGCTGAAACCGCTGGTGGAAGCGGGCCTGCTCAATGAAGCGCAGTGGCCGGTAATCAATGCCACCAGTGGCGTGAGCGGTGCCGGACGCAAAGCCAGCGTCACCACCAGCTTCTGCGAAGTCAGCCTGCAGCCGTATGGCATCTTCAATCATCGTCATCATCCGGAAATTGTTGCCCATCTTGGCACGCCGGTGATCTTTACGCCGCATCTGGGGAATTTCCCACGCGGCATTCTCGCCACCATTACCTGCCGCCTGAAGCCTGGCGTGAGTGAACAGGATGTGGCGGAAGCATTCCACAACGCCTACCATGACAAACCGCTGGTGCGTCTCTATAAGAAAGGCGTTCCGGCATTGAAAGGCGTGGTCGGCCTGCCATTCTGCGATATCGGTTTTGCCGTGCAGGGTGAGCACCTGATTGTGGTTGCCGCGGAAGACAACCTGCTGAAAGGTGCCTCTTCTCAGGCGGTACAGTGTTTGAATATTCGTTTCGGCTTCCCCGAAACGCTGTCACTGATTTAA
- the oxyR gene encoding DNA-binding transcriptional regulator OxyR, protein MNIRDLEYLVSLAEHRHFRRAADACHVSQPTLSGQIRKLEDELGVMLLERTSRKVLFTQAGLLLVDQARTVLREVKVLKEMASQQGETMSGPLHIGLIPTTGPYLLPQIIPMLHQTFPKLEMYLHEAQTQQLLSQLDSGKLDCAILALVKESEAFIEVPLFDEPMKLAIYEDHPWHDRDRVPMSDLAGEKLLMLEDGHCLRDQAMGFCFEAGADEDTHFRATSLETLRNMVAAGSGITLLPALAVPNERVRDGVCYLPCYKPVPQRTIALVYRPGSPLRSRYEQLAEAIKTHMQGYLDNTLKQAV, encoded by the coding sequence ATGAACATTCGTGATCTGGAGTATCTGGTTTCGCTTGCGGAGCACCGTCATTTCCGCCGTGCAGCGGATGCCTGCCATGTCAGCCAGCCAACGCTGAGCGGACAAATTCGCAAACTGGAAGATGAACTGGGCGTCATGCTGCTGGAACGCACCAGCCGTAAGGTATTGTTTACCCAGGCTGGGCTGTTGCTGGTGGATCAGGCGCGCACCGTGCTGCGTGAAGTGAAGGTACTGAAGGAGATGGCCAGCCAGCAGGGCGAAACCATGTCCGGGCCGTTGCACATTGGGCTTATCCCCACCACGGGACCTTATCTGTTGCCGCAAATTATTCCGATGCTGCATCAGACCTTTCCCAAGCTTGAAATGTATCTGCACGAAGCGCAGACGCAGCAGCTATTGTCACAACTCGATAGCGGCAAACTCGACTGTGCAATTCTGGCGCTGGTGAAAGAGAGCGAAGCCTTTATCGAGGTGCCGCTGTTTGACGAGCCGATGAAACTGGCGATCTACGAGGATCACCCGTGGCACGATCGCGATCGTGTACCCATGTCGGATCTGGCTGGTGAAAAGTTGCTGATGCTGGAAGATGGTCACTGCCTGCGCGATCAGGCGATGGGTTTCTGCTTTGAAGCCGGCGCTGATGAAGACACCCATTTCCGTGCGACCAGCCTGGAAACGCTGCGCAATATGGTCGCTGCCGGAAGTGGCATCACGTTATTGCCTGCGCTGGCGGTGCCGAATGAGCGCGTGCGTGATGGTGTATGTTATCTGCCCTGTTATAAGCCAGTGCCACAGCGTACCATCGCGCTGGTCTATCGTCCCGGCTCGCCTCTGCGCAGCCGCTATGAGCAGCTGGCAGAAGCGATCAAAACCCATATGCAGGGTTATCTCGATAACACGTTAAAACAGGCGGTTTAA
- the sthA gene encoding Si-specific NAD(P)(+) transhydrogenase, with product MQKSYDYDAIVIGSGPGGEGAAMGLVKQGARIAVIERYHNIGGGCTHWGTIPSKALRHAVSRIIEFNQNPLYSDHTRLLRSSFADILNHTENVISQQTSMRQGFYERNRCELYQGDAHFVDANTIEVEQPDGTRERLTAEKFVIACGSRPYHPHDVDFTHPRIYDSDSILNLHHEPGHVIIYGAGVIGCEYASIFRGLNVKVDLINTRDRLLAFLDQEMSDSLSYHFWNSGVVIRHNEEFEKIEGVDDGVIIHLKSGKKVKADCLLYANGRTGNTDSLALENVGLEADGRGLLKVNSMYQTAQPHIYAVGDVIGYPSLASAAYDQGRIAAQAIIKGEATAHLIEDIPTGIYTIPEISSVGKTEQQLTAMKVPYEVGRAQFKHLARAQIVGMNVGSLKILFHRETKEILGIHCFGERAAEIIHIGQAIMEQKNGGNTIEYFVNTTFNYPTMAEAYRVAALNGLNRLF from the coding sequence ATGCAAAAGTCTTACGATTACGATGCCATTGTGATTGGCTCCGGTCCGGGCGGTGAAGGTGCGGCCATGGGGCTGGTGAAGCAGGGAGCGCGCATCGCAGTGATCGAACGCTACCATAACATCGGCGGCGGTTGTACTCACTGGGGCACCATCCCTTCCAAAGCGTTGCGTCATGCTGTCAGCCGTATTATCGAGTTCAATCAAAACCCCCTTTATAGTGACCACACCCGGCTTCTGCGCTCCTCCTTTGCGGATATCCTTAACCACACCGAAAACGTCATCAGTCAGCAAACGTCGATGCGGCAGGGTTTTTACGAGCGTAACCGGTGTGAGCTGTATCAGGGCGATGCGCATTTTGTTGATGCCAACACCATCGAAGTGGAACAACCGGATGGCACCCGCGAACGCTTAACCGCAGAAAAGTTTGTTATTGCCTGCGGATCGCGCCCTTATCATCCGCATGATGTCGATTTCACCCATCCACGTATTTATGACTCCGATTCGATCCTCAATCTGCACCATGAACCGGGCCACGTCATTATCTATGGTGCCGGGGTGATCGGCTGTGAATATGCCTCCATTTTCCGCGGTCTGAACGTGAAGGTTGACCTGATCAACACCCGCGATCGTCTGCTGGCGTTTCTCGACCAGGAGATGTCGGATTCATTGTCTTATCACTTCTGGAACAGCGGCGTGGTGATTCGTCACAACGAAGAGTTTGAGAAGATTGAAGGCGTGGACGATGGCGTCATCATTCACCTCAAATCCGGCAAGAAGGTGAAAGCAGATTGCCTGCTGTACGCCAATGGTCGAACCGGTAATACCGATTCACTGGCGCTGGAAAATGTCGGCCTGGAGGCAGATGGTCGTGGCCTGCTGAAGGTCAACAGCATGTACCAGACGGCGCAGCCGCATATTTATGCGGTCGGTGACGTGATCGGTTATCCGAGCCTGGCTTCAGCCGCCTATGACCAGGGTCGCATCGCTGCTCAGGCCATTATTAAAGGCGAAGCCACCGCGCATCTGATTGAAGATATCCCCACCGGGATTTACACCATTCCGGAGATCAGTTCAGTCGGAAAAACGGAACAGCAGCTGACTGCAATGAAAGTGCCCTATGAAGTGGGACGTGCACAGTTCAAACACCTGGCGCGTGCACAGATTGTCGGAATGAATGTGGGCAGTCTGAAGATTCTGTTCCACCGTGAAACCAAAGAAATTCTGGGCATTCATTGCTTTGGCGAACGTGCGGCAGAAATCATTCATATCGGCCAGGCCATCATGGAACAGAAAAATGGCGGTAACACGATTGAATACTTCGTGAATACCACCTTTAACTATCCCACTATGGCCGAAGCCTATCGCGTTGCCGCGTTAAATGGCTTAAACCGCCTGTTTTAA
- a CDS encoding argininosuccinate synthase, whose protein sequence is MQTQGIKKIVLAYSGGLDTSAIIPWLKENYGGCEVVAFVANIGQDPADLDGVEKKALQSGASECHVVDLREEFISEYVYPVLQTGALYEGTYLLGTSMARPIIAKAQVELALKVGADALCHGATGKGNDQVRFETTYTALAPQLKVVAPWREWNLRSREALLDYLKERNIPTTASLEKIYSRDENAWHISTEGGVLESPWNAPNKDCWVWTVDPLEAPDQPENVTVTVEKGRVVAVNGEKLSPFACLEKLNVLGAKHGVGRIDIVENRLVGIKSRGCYETPGGTIMVNALRAVEQLVLDRDSFKWREQLGQEMSYVVYDGRWFAPLRQSIQAAAESLAELVNGEVVLQLYKGQATAIQKKSANSLYSEEFATFGEDEVYDHRHAGGFIRLFSLSSRIRALNEQKK, encoded by the coding sequence ATGCAAACGCAAGGCATCAAAAAAATTGTTCTGGCTTACTCCGGTGGCCTTGATACGTCTGCCATCATTCCATGGCTGAAAGAGAACTACGGCGGTTGTGAAGTGGTTGCCTTCGTGGCGAATATCGGCCAGGACCCTGCAGATCTGGATGGCGTTGAGAAGAAAGCGCTGCAGTCAGGTGCCTCTGAGTGCCACGTGGTTGACCTGCGTGAAGAGTTCATCAGTGAATATGTTTACCCGGTTTTGCAGACCGGTGCGCTGTACGAAGGCACCTACCTGCTGGGTACTTCAATGGCGCGTCCGATTATCGCCAAAGCGCAGGTTGAGCTGGCACTTAAAGTGGGTGCTGATGCACTGTGCCATGGTGCGACCGGCAAAGGTAACGACCAGGTGCGTTTTGAAACCACCTATACCGCGCTGGCTCCGCAGCTGAAAGTGGTGGCTCCGTGGCGCGAATGGAACCTGCGTTCCCGTGAAGCGCTGCTCGACTACCTGAAAGAGCGCAACATCCCGACTACCGCGTCGCTGGAAAAAATCTACAGCCGTGACGAGAACGCCTGGCATATCTCCACCGAAGGCGGCGTGCTGGAAAGCCCGTGGAACGCCCCGAACAAAGATTGCTGGGTGTGGACCGTCGATCCGCTGGAAGCACCGGATCAGCCGGAAAACGTCACCGTGACCGTGGAAAAAGGCCGCGTGGTGGCGGTGAATGGTGAGAAACTCAGCCCGTTCGCCTGTCTGGAAAAGCTGAATGTACTGGGTGCGAAGCACGGTGTGGGCCGTATCGACATCGTGGAAAACCGTCTGGTGGGTATCAAATCCCGTGGTTGCTATGAAACCCCGGGGGGCACCATTATGGTCAACGCCCTGCGTGCGGTTGAGCAGCTGGTTCTGGATCGTGACAGCTTCAAATGGCGCGAGCAGCTGGGCCAGGAAATGTCATACGTGGTGTATGACGGTCGCTGGTTTGCGCCGCTGCGTCAGTCTATCCAGGCGGCTGCCGAGTCGCTGGCTGAGCTGGTGAACGGTGAAGTCGTGCTGCAACTGTACAAAGGCCAGGCTACCGCAATTCAGAAGAAATCTGCCAACAGCCTGTACTCAGAAGAGTTTGCCACCTTCGGCGAAGACGAAGTGTACGATCACCGTCACGCGGGCGGCTTTATCCGTCTGTTCTCGCTCTCTTCACGCATCCGTGCGCTGAACGAGCAGAAAAAGTAA
- the argH gene encoding argininosuccinate lyase: protein MALWGGRFTQAADQRFKQFNDSLRFDYRLAEQDIIGSVAWSKALVTVNVLSSDEQQQLEAALQALLAEVRANPQQILQSDAEDIHSWVEGKLIDKVGALGKKLHTGRSRNDQVATDLKLWCKEQVAVLLDATRELQKALVATAEANQDAVMPGYTHLQRAQPVTFAHWCLAYVEMLARDESRLQDTLKRLDVSPLGCGALAGTAYEIDRQQLAGWLGFASATRNSLDTVSDRDHVLELLSDASIGMVHLSRFAEDMIFFNTGEAGFVELSDKVTSGSSLMPQKKNPDALELIRGKCGRVQGALTGMMMTLKGLPLAYNKDMQEDKEGLFDALDTWLDCLHMSVLVLDGIQVKRPRCQEAAEQGYANSTELADYLVAKGVPFREAHHIVGEAVVEAIKQGVALEALSLAQLKQFSAVIEDDVYPILSLQSCLDKRNARGGVAPQQVALAIQEAQQRLS, encoded by the coding sequence ATGGCACTTTGGGGTGGACGCTTTACCCAGGCAGCAGACCAACGGTTCAAACAATTCAATGACTCGCTGCGTTTCGACTATCGCCTGGCGGAGCAGGACATCATCGGTTCTGTCGCCTGGTCAAAAGCGCTGGTCACGGTCAATGTACTGAGCAGCGACGAACAGCAGCAGCTGGAGGCGGCGTTACAGGCGCTGCTGGCCGAAGTGCGTGCTAATCCGCAGCAAATTCTGCAGAGCGATGCCGAAGACATCCACAGTTGGGTGGAAGGCAAACTGATTGATAAAGTCGGTGCGTTGGGTAAAAAGCTGCACACCGGCCGTAGCCGTAATGACCAGGTCGCCACCGATTTGAAACTGTGGTGCAAAGAGCAGGTTGCGGTACTGCTGGACGCGACGCGTGAGCTGCAGAAAGCGCTGGTGGCGACGGCAGAGGCGAATCAGGATGCCGTGATGCCGGGCTATACCCACCTGCAACGCGCCCAGCCGGTAACTTTTGCCCACTGGTGTCTCGCCTATGTCGAAATGCTGGCACGTGATGAAAGCCGTCTGCAGGACACCCTGAAGCGTCTTGACGTCAGCCCGCTGGGCTGCGGCGCGCTGGCCGGTACCGCTTACGAGATTGATCGTCAGCAGCTGGCGGGGTGGTTAGGTTTTGCTTCTGCTACCCGCAACAGTCTTGATACCGTTTCTGACCGCGACCACGTGCTGGAACTGCTGTCTGATGCATCCATCGGTATGGTGCACCTGTCGCGCTTTGCTGAAGACATGATTTTCTTCAACACCGGCGAAGCAGGCTTTGTGGAGTTGTCGGACAAAGTCACTTCCGGTTCCTCACTGATGCCGCAGAAGAAAAACCCGGATGCGCTGGAACTGATTCGCGGCAAATGTGGCCGTGTGCAGGGCGCGCTGACCGGTATGATGATGACGCTGAAAGGGTTGCCGCTGGCCTACAACAAAGATATGCAGGAAGACAAAGAAGGCCTGTTCGACGCGCTCGACACCTGGCTGGACTGCCTGCATATGTCGGTACTGGTGCTGGACGGTATTCAGGTAAAACGTCCGCGTTGCCAGGAAGCGGCGGAGCAGGGTTATGCGAACTCCACTGAACTGGCGGATTATCTGGTCGCTAAAGGCGTGCCATTCCGTGAAGCGCACCATATCGTTGGTGAAGCGGTGGTAGAAGCGATTAAACAGGGCGTGGCGCTGGAAGCGTTAAGCCTGGCGCAGCTGAAGCAGTTCAGTGCGGTGATTGAGGACGATGTTTATCCGATTCTGTCGCTGCAATCCTGCCTGGATAAGCGTAACGCCCGTGGCGGCGTGGCACCACAGCAGGTGGCGCTGGCCATTCAGGAAGCGCAACAACGCCTGAGCTAA
- the argB gene encoding acetylglutamate kinase, with the protein MTNPLIIKLGGVLLDSEEALARLFDALLAYRTEYQRPLIIVHGGGCLVDELMKKLALPVKKKNGLRVTPADQIDIITGALAGTANKTLLAWAKKYGINAVGLCLGDAGLVNVAQFDEELGHVGNATPGNPQLINTLLGAGYMPVISSIGITDAGELMNVNADQAATALAATIGADLVLLSDVSGILDGKGQRIAEMTAAKAEQLIAQGIITDGMIVKVNAALDAARTLGRPVDIASWRHAEQLPTLFNGVSIGTRILA; encoded by the coding sequence ATGACCAATCCTCTGATTATTAAACTGGGTGGCGTCCTGCTGGACAGCGAAGAAGCGCTGGCCCGTCTGTTTGATGCATTGCTGGCGTACCGCACCGAGTATCAGCGCCCGCTGATCATCGTGCATGGCGGTGGCTGCCTGGTGGATGAGCTGATGAAGAAGCTCGCACTGCCGGTGAAAAAGAAGAACGGTTTGCGCGTGACGCCAGCCGATCAGATTGACATTATTACTGGTGCCCTGGCAGGCACGGCCAACAAAACCCTGCTGGCCTGGGCGAAGAAATATGGCATCAATGCGGTAGGTTTGTGCCTGGGTGATGCTGGCCTGGTGAATGTTGCGCAGTTCGACGAAGAACTGGGCCACGTGGGTAACGCGACGCCGGGTAACCCTCAGCTTATCAACACGCTGCTGGGTGCAGGCTATATGCCGGTGATCAGCTCCATCGGTATCACCGATGCGGGTGAGCTGATGAACGTCAACGCGGACCAGGCGGCTACCGCGCTGGCAGCCACCATCGGTGCGGATCTGGTCCTGTTGTCTGACGTCAGTGGCATTCTGGATGGCAAAGGTCAGCGCATCGCAGAGATGACCGCCGCGAAAGCCGAGCAGCTGATTGCTCAGGGCATCATTACCGATGGCATGATCGTCAAAGTTAACGCAGCGCTGGACGCGGCACGTACCCTGGGTCGCCCCGTGGACATCGCCAGCTGGCGTCATGCTGAACAGCTGCCAACTCTTTTCAACGGTGTGTCGATTGGCACCCGGATTCTCGCTTAA
- the argE gene encoding acetylornithine deacetylase — protein sequence MKTKLPPFIELYRQLIATPSISATDAALDQSNETLINLLAGWFRDLGFSTEVQPVPGTRHKFNLLAKTGSGAGGLLLAGHTDTVPFDDGRWTRDPFTLTEHDNKLYGLGTADMKGFFAFILDALRDVDVTKLSKPLYILATADEETTMAGAKYFAESTQLRPDCAIIGEPTSLKPVRAHKGHLSNVIRIQGQSGHSSDPSRGVNAIELMHESITQLMQLRNTLKTRYNHDGFAIPYPTMNFGHIHGGDAANRICACCELHMDIRPLPGLTLSDLDGLLNEALAPVSERWPGRLTVGELHPPIPGYECPVDHELVKVVEKLLGTPTEVVNYCTEAPFIQQLCPTLVLGPGSINQAHQPDEFIDTAFIKPTHALITQVVQHFCH from the coding sequence GTGAAGACAAAATTACCACCTTTTATCGAACTCTACCGCCAGCTGATTGCCACACCGTCGATCAGTGCCACTGACGCCGCACTCGATCAGAGCAATGAAACTTTAATCAATTTGCTGGCAGGCTGGTTTCGTGATCTTGGTTTCAGTACCGAGGTGCAACCGGTACCGGGTACACGGCATAAATTTAACCTGCTGGCGAAGACGGGATCGGGCGCGGGTGGCTTGTTACTGGCGGGTCACACCGATACCGTTCCGTTCGATGATGGCCGCTGGACGCGCGATCCTTTTACCCTGACCGAGCACGACAACAAGTTATACGGTTTAGGCACCGCAGATATGAAAGGTTTCTTTGCCTTTATTCTGGATGCGCTGCGTGACGTTGACGTGACCAAACTGAGCAAACCGCTCTATATTCTCGCCACGGCCGATGAAGAAACCACCATGGCAGGCGCGAAGTATTTTGCCGAGTCCACCCAGCTGCGTCCGGATTGCGCCATCATCGGCGAGCCGACGTCACTTAAGCCGGTGCGTGCGCACAAAGGCCATCTCTCCAATGTGATTCGTATTCAGGGACAATCGGGCCACTCCAGCGATCCGTCACGCGGTGTAAACGCCATTGAATTGATGCATGAATCGATCACCCAGCTGATGCAGCTGCGTAACACGCTGAAAACGCGTTACAACCACGACGGTTTTGCTATCCCCTACCCGACCATGAACTTCGGTCATATTCATGGTGGCGATGCCGCCAACCGCATTTGCGCCTGCTGCGAGCTGCATATGGATATTCGTCCGCTGCCGGGCCTGACCCTGAGCGATCTGGATGGTCTGCTGAATGAAGCGCTGGCCCCGGTGAGCGAACGCTGGCCAGGCCGTTTGACCGTGGGCGAGTTACATCCGCCGATTCCGGGTTATGAGTGCCCGGTTGATCATGAGCTGGTCAAAGTGGTGGAGAAATTGCTGGGCACGCCGACCGAAGTGGTGAACTATTGCACCGAAGCGCCGTTTATTCAGCAACTCTGCCCAACCCTGGTGTTAGGCCCAGGTTCCATCAATCAGGCCCATCAACCGGATGAGTTTATTGATACGGCATTTATTAAACCGACCCATGCGCTTATCACGCAGGTCGTGCAGCATTTTTGCCACTGA